In Streptomyces pluripotens, the genomic window CAGCGCATGGCCAATGTCTCCCTGCAGCCCGATCCGGCCGGGCTGTCCACCGAGGGACTGATCGGCGGTGTCGATCGGGGCATCTACGTCGTCGGCGACCGCTCCTGGTCGATCGACATGCAGCGGTACAACTTCCAGTTCACGGGTCAGCGGGCGTACGTGATCCGGAACGGCCGCTTGGAGGGACAGGTCAAGGACTTCGCGTACCAGGGGGTCACCCCCCAGTTCTGGGGCTCCATGGAAGCAGTCGGAGGCCCCCAGACCTACGTGCTGGGAGGCGCCTTCAACTGCGGAAAGGCCCAGCCAGGGCAGGTCGCCGCCGTGTCTCACGGATGCCCGTCCGCGCTGTTCCGGAGTGTGAACATCCTGAACACTGCCGACGAGTCCGGCCGCGGCTGAGAGGGCGACCGATCCGGCCCGAAGTCTGCACCGGGTCGACACGTGATCACAGCGAACCACCTACGCCACGTCGTCCCAGTCCTCGATGTCGTACTCAGAGGGCGTCAGCGAGGGCGGGACGATGAGGCCCTTGAAGGGCTCCAGCTTCAGCCCCAGACGGTTGTGCATGGTGCGGGCACCCCGGTCCATGGCCCGGCGGACGAGGTGGCCGTACACCAGTTCCGTGGTCCGAGTGGTGCGGTGCCCGACCCATGACGCCACCTCGAAGAGCGGGATCTGAGCGTGGATGGCCTCCGAGACGAAGAAGTGCCGGAAGCTCTTCGGGGTGTACTGCGGAGTCCCGGCCAGCTTGGCCGCCGCCTTGAACTGATCCAGGAACCAGTCATACGACGGGTGGCGATCATTCAGCCGAGGAGATTCGAAGAACCAGCCCCGATCTCCCCACGTCCCGAAGGCGTCGATGTGATCGTTGAAGATCTCGTTGATTGACTCGGGTACCGGAGTCTTCCGCGCCTGTTCGAAGGCGCGATGCTTCGTGCCCCGCTTCACGCCGCGCCGGTATCCAGAGATTTCCTGGCAGCCGTAAGCCGACACTTGGTGGTCCACGGCGAGGATGCTGCGCTCCCATTCCATGGACTCATCGGACAGCGCCAGAGACTCTCCCGGACGTGTCCCGCAACCCGCCATGGCCCAGAAGCCAGCGCGGATCAGCTTTGGAGCCTCCGCGATGATCCCCAAAAACCTCTTCCATCGTCGGGATGTCTTCGTCGGTGACCGGGGTTACTTGCTGACCCGAGCGCCTACGGGGGTTCGCTTTCCTACACGGATTGCGGCCGATGATCTCGGCTGCTACCGCGTAGTTGAAGACGGATGAGAGGACGTTCTTACGTCCGTTGATTCCGGTTTCCTTGTAGCCGCGTTCCTTCTGGTCCGCCTCCCATTCCAGGATGATTGTCGGCGTGACACTGCCGATGGGCTTGTTTCCGAAGAAGGGCCCGTAGTGGTTGTCGTAGACGCTCTGGTAATTCCTTTTCCAGGCGCGCCTTCGGCGCGCCGCCGGGGCGCCGCCGCCCCGGCGCACACCAGGCGACCCGGAGAGGTGCGCAGCTCCAGCACGACCCACCTTGCCCGCGCCGATCGCATGGACTGTGGCCCGAGGCTCACGGCCTCCAGCAGCTCAGCCACCGACCAGGCCCACGACACCCACACCAGCCAACCCAAGAGCCCGTCCCGCGCGGCATCGGG contains:
- a CDS encoding tyrosine-type recombinase/integrase, with protein sequence MAGCGTRPGESLALSDESMEWERSILAVDHQVSAYGCQEISGYRRGVKRGTKHRAFEQARKTPVPESINEIFNDHIDAFGTWGDRGWFFESPRLNDRHPSYDWFLDQFKAAAKLAGTPQYTPKSFRHFFVSEAIHAQIPLFEVASWVGHRTTRTTELVYGHLVRRAMDRGARTMHNRLGLKLEPFKGLIVPPSLTPSEYDIEDWDDVA